One window of Dermacentor andersoni chromosome 7, qqDerAnde1_hic_scaffold, whole genome shotgun sequence genomic DNA carries:
- the LOC126534656 gene encoding tigger transposable element-derived protein 6-like, producing the protein MSRKRKALSLKEKLYVLAKVDENPQKKRVDLARELCLPVSTLNTIVGKREEIQKNIQVFGAGVKQTRGAQHGKMEEVLLAWFREVRRVKTEKKSKERVTVLLCCNADGTEKLKPTVIGKYWKPRCFSRNPRLPVIYKANKKAWMTGALFTELLTFLDARMRAANRRILLVLDNCAAHPVDTSWLQNVKVIFLPPNCTSHLQPLDAGIIRNMKFHFRSLLIRRFLAKIDRKDASLKVDLLDAIHFLAMSWDRVKPETIANCFKKCGFFCAPGDTEENGDDGAEIDIPDWGDLNVDASPEEFVSADDQLATCELRTVQDIIADVTAEEESDDDDNQDAGDCSSDRRPLNTDGALEALDGLRGFVASAELSEETATRFYEFQKSLLQDLEKQKVQRKVTDYFKVL; encoded by the exons ATGTCTAGAAAGCGTAAAGCGTTATCGCTGAAAGAAAAACTCTACGTCCTAGCAAAAGTCGACGAAAATCCGCAGAAGAAACGTGTCGACCTGGCACGCGAACTTTGTTTGCCTGTCTCCACGCTGAACACGATCGTCGGCAAGCGAGAAGAAATTCAGAAGAACATTCAAGTCTTCGGCGCCGGCGTGAAGCAAACAAGGGGCGCCCAGCATGGCAAGATGGAAGAGGTTCTTCTGGCATGGTTCAGGGAA GTGAGACGTGTCAagacggaaaaaaaaagcaaagaaagagtcACCGTATTGTTGTGCTGCAACGCTGATGGAACCGAGAAGCTCAAGCCTACTGTCATTGGCAAATACTGGAAGCCACGCTGCTTTTCGCGTAACCCACGCCTTCCTGTCATTTATAAAGCGAATAAGAAGGCATGGATGACCGGAGCCCTTTTCACAGAGTTGCTCACATTTCTGGATGCCCGGATGCGTGCCGCGAACCGTAGAATTCTTCTGGTTCTCGACAATTGTGCCGCGCACCCTGTCGATACTTCGTGGCTGCAAAACGTAAAAGTAATTTTCCTGCCGCCCAACTGCACCAGCCACTTGCAGCCCCTAGATGCAGGAATCATTAGAAACATGAAATTTCACTTTAGGAGCTTGTTGATCAGACGCTTTTTGGCCAAGATAGACCGGAAAGATGCCAGCTTGAAGGTGGATCTTCTTGATGCCATCCATTTTCTGGCGATGTCATGGGATCGCGTCAAACCTGAAACCATCGCCAACTGCTTCAAGAAGTGTGGCTTTTTTTGTGCACCTGGCGATACTGAGGAAAATGGAGATGACGGCGCAGAGATTGACATCCCGGACTGGGGTGACCTCAATGTCGACGCGTCTCCGGAAGAGTTTGTATCGGCGGACGACCAACTGGCGACATGTGAATTGCGCACCGTCCAAGACATCATTGCAGATGTTACCGCTGAAGAGGAGAGCGACGACGATGACAACCAAGACGCCGGAGATTGCAGCAGCGATCGTCGGCCATTAAATACTGACGGTGCTCTCGAAGCTTTGGACGGGCTTCGTGGCTTTGTCGCGTCTGCGGAGCTCAGCGAGGAAACTGCTACTCGTTTTTACGAGTTCCAGAAAAGCTTGCTGCAGGACCTCGAAAAGCAAAAAGTGCAGCGCAAAGTGACGGATTATTTTAAAGTGCTTTAA
- the LOC126534719 gene encoding tigger transposable element-derived protein 6-like produces MKLALFMEFVTYLDHRMSCKNRKIVLLLDQCAAHPKHMTLQSIKVVFLPLNATSRLQPLDAGIIRNIKHHFKGLLVRRLLAKIDRKDANMKISLLDAMHFIAVAWECVSPATIADCFAKCGIFKSTVATTSQVPDPIQADVWNQLGVDCSVDDFFIADNDLVTCGQRTVEDIVEDVSSQPGISTSDDEEDECQNGDDQPPSAAATMDALDILRHAVTSQTVGEDTTAQFSFENSLLADLAKTKTQKDIRDFCPRK; encoded by the coding sequence ATGAAGTTGGCTTTGTTCATGGAGTTCGTCACATACTTGGACCATAGGATGTCATGCAAGAACAGAAAGATTGTTTTGCTGCTGGACCAGTGTGCAGCCCATCCAAAGCACATGACGCTACAGAGCATCAAAGTGGTATTCCTGCCCCTGAACGCTACTAGTCGTTTGCAGCCACTGGATGCTGGCATTATCAGAAACATAAAGCACCACTTCAAAGGTTTGTTGGTGCGCCGCCTCCTTGCGAAGATTGACCGTAAGGATGCAAATATGAAGATTAGTCTTTTGGACGCTATGCATTTTATTGCAGTGGCCTGGGAGTGCGTCTCCCCTGCAACCATTGCGGATTGTTTCGCAAAGTGTGGGATTTTTAAATCCACAGTGGCCACCACCTCACAAGTGCCAGATCCAATTCAGGCTGATGTCTGGAACCAGCTTGGGGTTGACTGCAGTGTCGATGATTTCTTCATCGCGGACAACGATCTCGTCACCTGTGGTCAGCGCACAGTGGAAGACATCGTGGAGGATGTATCGTCGCAGCCTGGAATTTCGACCAGTGACGATGAAGAAGACGAGTGCCAAAACGGTGATGACCAACCACCATCGGCAGCTGCAACAATGGATGCTCTCGATATTCTGCGGCATGCTGTGACATCCCAGACTGTGGGTGAGGACACTACAGCCCAGTTCAGCTTCGAAAATTCTCTGCTGGCCGACCTTGCGAAGACGAAGACTCAGAAGGACATACGTGACTTCTGTCCacgtaaataa
- the LOC126534717 gene encoding tigger transposable element-derived protein 6-like yields MSRKWKALSFKEKIEILKKVDDNPKKKRVKLAKELGIARSTLCTTVGQRDVVMKNAQHFGMNVKQVKTATHVKLEEVLLTWFGEVTAAGVNVDGKVLCEKTDNIALSLGIENFQASGGWLHRFKERHGLPYRVVCGEGKKADQSAVSDCLNTLPALISDYALRDVVNADEAGLFFNFQPERSLCVKGQACQGGPKSKERITVLFCVNADGSEKMQLTVIGKSKQPRSWDNVTSDTIVNCFRKCIFKTGWDAAPTGENEEPDEDFGIEGWGSLQTEASAHDFVTADDNVATYGLRSIEELVDEVNEVETKSDGEDADVCDQLPATLESLNALNVICHTVSASNVSDKTTARFYDFQACLVNDLEGKEVQASITDFFGRK; encoded by the coding sequence CTAGGCATAGCACGGTCGACACTGTGCACCACTGTTGGCCAGCGAGACGTTGTGATGAAGAATGCCCAGCACTTTGGCATGAACGTGAAACAGGTGAAGACAGCTACACACGTGAAGCTGGAAGAGGTCCTGCTGACATGGTTTGGCGAAGTTACAGCGGCCGGCGTCAACGTGGACGGCAAGGTGCTATGCGAGAAGACGGACAACATTGCGCTTTCCCTGGGAATTGAAAATTTCCAAGCTTCCGGGGGATGGCTGCATCGTTTTAAAGAGAGACATGGACTTCCCTACAGAGTCGTTTGCGGTGAAGGAAAAAAAGCGGACCAGTCAGCTGTCAGCGACTGCCTGAACACGCTGCCGGCACTGATTTCTGACTATGCACTGCGCGACGTAGTTAATGCTGACGAGGCGGGCCTCTTTTTCAATTTTCAACCAGAGAGGAGCTTGTGTGTGAAGGGTCAGGCTTGCCAGGGCGGCCCAAAAAGTAAGGAGAGAATCACCGTGCTTTTTTGCGTGAATGCCGACGGCTCGGAGAAAATGCAGCTTACCGTCATAGGCAAGTCCAAACAGCCAAGGTCTTGGGATAATGTGACCTCGGACACCATCGTGAACTGTTTTCGCAAATGTATATTTAAGACGGGATGGGACGCGGCTCCGACGGGAGAAAATGAAGAGCCCGATGAGGACTTTGGAATTGAAGGCTGGGGGAGTCTGCAAACTGAAGCTTCTGCTCACGACTTCGTCACCGCAGATGACAACGTCGCGACCTATGGGTTAAGATCCATTGAAGAATTGGTCGACGAAGTTAATGAAGTCGAGACCAAGAGTGATGGTGAAGACGCCGACGTGTGCGATCAGCTGCCAGCGACGTTAGAAAGCCTTAACGCTCTCAATGTTATATGCCACACCGTAAGTGCCAGCAACGTGAGCGACAAAACCACTGCACGATTTTATGACTTTCAGGCGTGTCTCGTCAACGACCTCGAGGGCAAAGAAGTGCAAGCGAGCATAACGGACTTTTTCGGCCGGAAGTAA